The Ipomoea triloba cultivar NCNSP0323 chromosome 4, ASM357664v1 DNA segment TTATGCGCACAAGAAGTTCCATCCAAACTCAAACCCCAAATTTTGGTGCCAAGAATTGCATCACACCCTATCTATGTATAATGTGTGAAATTCATATCATTTATAAATATCCAAAATAATTCCGTCCATACGAATAAGAACTAAATACACAAAATAAGTGACTAATTATATGatacaattacaaatttatattattaaaaataaatattatacttgcattatatataattcaagaaCTAAAGCTGTAAATTGATGGCAATGATCTTGTGATTAAGTGGTATGTAGTGGTTCTCTCAAATGGAAGGTTATAAGATTGAAGGCCatgatgaattttaaaaaattaagccacatattttatttatattttaggttggACTGGTGGTGAAAATTTTAGTCCATGGCCCGGCCTATAAAAGGAGTCTCACAAttcacaaatataattaaacccTAGCTATTTCCAATAAGCCTTCAGCTTCTTATCCGATATCTGATCTATCACACGATCGACATGGAAGCTTCAACTCCATTCTCAAGCATACCTAATGAAATCATTCGGCATATACTTTTGCAGTTGCCAATGAAGGCGGTAATCCGGTGCCAGTGTGTATGTAAACAATGGCGTTCGTTAATAGACGACTTAGATTTCAAGCTCTCGTATTCTGGAAAACGACGAGTGATAATCCTCTCGCTCGATTCCAAAAGCCAGGATTATAGTTGGAATTCCAGATTCTTAGTTAGATCCACAAGCCATGATTCTCGTCTTCAAAGGCATAAATTGCCGTTCGGAGAGGTGGCTTATCCATTGATTTGTGCAAGCGACGAATACCGTGTTAGATCTTTGTGTTCATGCAATGGGTTTGTGCTCCTGTTAGCTGAGAGAGATATTTTGCTGTGGAACCCGTTCACCAGGTATTTGACGAAAGTGCTCAAAGTGCCATATCCAAAGGAGTTAAATTCGGTTATCCTTGGAGGGCTATGCTACGACTCCTCCACTAGGGATTACAAGGCCGTCTTATCAATTCGCCCCCTAATAGAGCCGGGTCTTCAATTTGGCTATCCATTTGTCATCTCTGCAAGCCTCAGCCACAAAGAGTGGCGACGAGTGCAGTTCCCTTATAACTTGGATTCCGCTAAAGGCGGCGTGGAGTTTCGCAATAACACATTTCACTGCACATTTCACTGGTGGGCAAGTGACATCAAAGATTGGGAATGGAAAATGGATTACTTCTCGGGAGGCAATAGGAATAGGATCGTATATTTTGATCCTGTGTGCGATGAATTCATAATCTTGCCCACTCCCGAACTGAGACAAAATTTCCCCATAGTCGGGTTGGGGGTTATAAATGACTGTTTATCCATGGCATGCATGATTCACAAACAGAAAAATTCAAACCCCATAATGATGCAAGTATTAATTATGAAGGAATATGGCATACAAGAATCATGGATGACTGCATTTGCTATCCAAATTAATTCTCAATATCCATATACTATTGCGAGTTATGGCTTAACATTCTATTCTCAGAAAAACAATGCACAAGAAGTATTATTCCTGCATCCTATGAATTGGTTCTTGGGGAAAGTCTATGTTTATGATCGAAAAAAAGATGAAATGAGGGAAGTGCGGTTGGATTTCCCAAATAACGATATATGCTGTGTTAGTATGTGTTTCTATGTTGAGAGTCTTGCTTCCTTGCCCCTACAGCCacatatgattaattaattaataggtTCCCTAGTGAATATTTAGTTGAAACTATTTGGAATTAATTGCTAGAATCTAGCTAATTAGTGTGTTGATTTGTTGTCAACAGTCACATCAGTTCATCATTATATTGCTcgaaatgtctttttttttttttttttatctatctaTCTTATATATAGTTActttattgattatattttaagttGATATTTATTAGCAATCTTAGTTTTACACGCATATTAGGCGAATGGACTAATGTctaaatgtttatatttaaataagtattttaaagtatattaaTACGTACaggattatataggagaagtttatacataaataaatttaaaaacatttctACTATTCAACGTATATTTGGGTTTGAGGCTTTGAACATTTATGAAGAGGAGACTGCTCTTTGGATGAAGAATTTGATGCACTGAGTCAAATCCTTAGGTGAACAGAATTTGGAATGTTAGGTTTTCACTGAAATGAAGTTCATATCTTTCTTCTGTTTAATCCTTATGTTCACTCTCTATTTGTGGATAGATTAGTGtttattgtttgtttgcttAAAAATTGCATTGAATAGGGCCTTGTCTAGCAATTACTATACGTACTGtatgtagtgtatatatatttgtgcatTCAGTAGATTTGGAGTCCTTTTTATGCATGCCATACTGAGCTCTCTCCCCCTCAGGAAAACTGTatagtttgaattgaatttaatatttacttCAAAGAAAGTTGGATTTGAGGCAAGAAAAGTTGTTGCTCCCATATATCTGTATAGGGTCAAGCATTTACTTATGTCACAATAAGCtcgctatagctagtagcaatAGCGAATAcgcaacattatttttttatactgaGCACGATCCGTTGATAGGATATTGACCTGGACTTGACTATTCAAGCCGCAGCCCAGCACTCTCCAATCTGTGAAGAATTCAAATACTGATAAACATAATAAGGGATTCAAATACTGATAAACATAATAAGGGCAGCTCAGTAATGATTCAAATACTGATAAACATAATAAGGGCTCTCATCAGCTgatttttatatgtttatatatggcGAAGACAATGGCGGTAAAGGAAGCAATAATTTTGGATCTGACCATTCTTATGCTGGTTGTGTGATTAGTGCATGCAAGGAATTTCGAAGACACTTTGAAGCAATGTCCTTTTAGTTTATACCTAGATCAAAGAATAAGTGTGCTCATGCGTTAGCTAGAGTTGTTCACTCGCAAACTAGTCCTTCTTGTTGGATTTCTACTATTCCCAATACCAAAGTGCTGACATGCAGCTCGTCCTTTGGTTCCTAGGAAATATGAACAATGTTTTGGAAGAAAAACTACTTCATGGCGGAAGTCATGTCGGTTTATGGTCGTATGTTCAGAGTATTGATTCgccaaataaatttatttggaGAGATGACATGCACAAACTCCAGAAGAATGATGTTGAGTTAAAGTTTACACATAAGAGAcattcttatcacataagaGACGTTGCTAGAGTGCCCGGAGTCCTCAAGTAGGTACACTTATGATGAGCGATCTATGATACGCTTAATATTGCACCACTCAACAGGTCTATTGAATTCactgtgttttattttttcctttttgggtTAGTCCATTCAAATTATTGGGTTTATTGATTTTAGActtattgctttaattttttatgaaactaaattttttttagtacttgtatgtggcaaattattatgtagaccatggtccacatagtgctgtgtgaaccataaaaaaagtacatttttaatatactaaatgtacaatatttgtgtactgaatgtacattatattgtataatgtacattcagtatacaaaaaaTGTACATcctctgaatacaatgtacattatttttatactgaatgtacattactTGATAGTATAATCTACACAACTGTAATGATTGGTTACATGTAATATgtattcatatatactttctcaaaataCTGAAACTCAacgagtcaatattgactccccaTAATCTTAATATTTTGTTAACTTATTATTGGAGCAACCCATCAGTTTCCAGAAAGTTTGAATCCCTAATCCCTACCTTTACCTTATGCGCGGCGTATATAATTCATTCATCCGATAAAAGCATATCTAATTAATATGGCGCAGATTATCAAGGGGATGGAACAAGATCGTTTATTTTGACCGTGAATGCGATGAATTCAAAGAGTTGCCCCACCCCAAAAGAGAAAGTAGTTTAATTCTTGGATTGGGAATCATTGAGGACTCTCTCTGCATGGCTCGTCAACTAGAAGAAATAAATGAGATGGAAGTGTTGGTTATGAAGGAATACAATAAGTGGGTCAGCCAGTTTGTCATCTCTGCCattaatttcaaatatgataatCGTAACATCACATTCTACTCTTTCAATACCAAGGTGCTCATATGTAGCTTTGGTTGCAGCTGGGAAATATTAATTTATGATGTGAAGAATAAGAGGCTAAACAATTTCTTGGGACAATATAACTACGGTGTTGAAATATGTTCCTACTTCCAAAGTCTTGTTTCGTCACatgaatttatttggagagatAATGATGATCAGCACAATCCCCCAGACCAGTATGATGATGCTTTGTTGAGCTTTATTTTGAAAAGGTTTAATATctgataaaatttattttaagtcattttaaatcaatatataattcagtttAATTAATGGTtaacttcatatatatgaattcatCATCTCAGTGTATGAATGCAGATGCGCTTTTTTTGGCTTTACATTCTACAACTCTTCCAAATACAATGCCAAAGTGCTGATATGGAGCTGTGAGTTTGGTTCCTAGCTAGGAAATATTAGTTTATGGTTTGAAGAATAACACAttgaaccattttttttttaaataatcagTACTTCTTGGCGGCCTTGCTGGGATGTATATGTTCCTATGTTCAAAGTATTGTTTCGCAAcatgaatttattttgagaaatgATCAGCACAAACACCCAAAGAAtattgacaggataattgggcatgcaGTACCCAACCCAAACCACAAGAAGACAAACAGGCTTAGTAACAGTCATCCGTTACACAAGAAggacacattgaagaggagttactccaacggctccttGGAGTCATTACCTGCACTTAGTGTAGATATTAATCAGCCGTTACAAGCTCAGAACACTTTTATAAAAAGAACCATGTTGTAGGAGAAAAGGGGACACTCTATTTCTAACACAACACTATATACTCACTTACAATGGTACTCAACTATTATACTCGTTTATCAAGTAtatccggtaacacattattgccgtcattggtgctttcattgagagccgagatcagatctcaggcaaacttcacaaatcacaaaacacccagctcatctcatcactgtcGATGGTCAtcctggatccagcagctctcattgttcttatcgagtgaacaatggtcatcccggatccagcagctctcatggttctcatgaacaatggtcacccctcgggtgatcctCGGGTGATCTTCATGGGCAgctcaatggtcacccctcgggtgatcttcgtaagccgtggacttccaagcAGCAGAGTCACCTattcgagcagcgtcacctcctcgagtaGCGTCaacacctcgagcagcgtcaccacctcgagcagcgtcacctcctcgagcaacgtcaccacctcgagcaacGTCACTGCagcgtcgcctcctcaagtgcgtcgtatcctcctcaagtggcgtcacctatCAAATTAcgtacaaataaaaaataaaataaatatgccgaggtcatcacctcggccaatttGGGCCGAGGTCGTCACCTCGGCCACGACTGAGGCCCCGTGCCTCTCGCACTGTGGCCGAGGTCCCGCACCTCGGCCacaatgataacaaataaaatggggTCGCCTCATCCACGGCGTTGTCTCCTCCTTCTCCAGCGTCCTGCTCATCAAATGGCATCGCATCCTCAATGGCGTTGTctcctcatccacggcgtcgccttcttcaagcagcgtcctgctcatcaagtggcgtcaccttcTTCAAGGAGTGTCCTTCTTGTGTGGATGACGTCGCGCTCAGGCCCCACCACCGCCTCCTCAAGAGTAGAGGTAGAGCCCTCGCGGAGAGTTAGAATGCAAGGCCGAGACCGCCCCAGCCACAATTCAAGGCCGAGACCGCACCTCGACCTCGGTATGCtctttatcaaataaaataaataaataaataaataaacgagGCACCTTACCCGGCCTCGGCACTTGGTGCCGAGGTCCACACCTCGGCACCGTGTCGAGGCACCCTCCTCGGCAACAGGTGTCGAGACACTCACCTCGTCACCAAGTGGCAAAGCACGCCTCCGAGGCGAAAAGTTGCTAAAATAATAGAAACAAAAAACGAAAAATATATCGCACACTCTATACCCTAAGGGCCAGCACGGGATCCGATCCCGCTAGTTACCCGACGGAAGGGTGTTTTCTGAATCGAGCTCATGGCTTAGTTACAAAAACGCTATCTCCTATGGGATGGTACGAGACCTGACCTCGCTCACCATCCTACGGAAAAGCCAACCTTTAACCGAACCTACGGCCGGCCAAAGTAAGCTATGTGCAagcaagcaaaaaaaaaaaaacaaaaaaacaaaaaaaaaaacaaaacaaaaacaaaacaaaacaacaaaaacaaaacaaaacaaaacaaaaacaataaaaaaaaaacaagaaaagcacacaaaaaaaaaatgtgacctCGGTCAGGCCGAGGTCGTGACCTCGGCCACCGAGGTCACGCCTCGGTTCGGTgcaacgtaaaaaaaaaaaagaaaaagaaaacgtATGAACTCCGAGGCGCAAAGTTGCTTTCATGGTTTAACGGGCGAGTAATGATAGttgatattttgatattttccCCGAATCGGATGTGAGACTGGGAGCTCGGGCGGTCCTGCACTGTGGTTCCAGTCTCTCCAACTTCTCTGTGTTGCTTTAAACTGAGTTCAAGGGATGGCATCTCCTTGGTGTTATAAGGGGCTATTTCTTTGGTGTTAGTCATCTTGGATGGATCAGTCCGGACATGACCATTAACTCATTCTTTTGAGTCTTGTTAAGCTCCAGTTTCCAATCAATTTCTCTGTCatcttttgattaaaaaaaaaaataccagtTCACAAGAGACCAGTTCGTTTGATGTGACCATCTTCGTGGTACTTGGAATCATCACCTCCACCTTCTTCAACAGCAAGACTCAGGCTTCTCTGCATTTCTgcaaatttctctctctctgggAATGAATATGATACTACTACCTGTGCAGTGCACAAGAGACTGAACTCTGTATCAGAATAACTACACTGACTGTCACAGTTAATAAGCAAGCATCAGATATAGGTTTGCTTTCTTTTGGTTGCCTCACCTTCCTGGGATTGGCTGTTTGAGTAGTAGGATCTGTCACATTGGTGGGGTCGTTTGTGAGGTTTTCTAGTGGGTCATAAGCAACTGCACTTATCATTTCATGCATCTCCTGTTGGTAATGAATGTGTTCAGCTCCTGGTGACTTGGAAACAATATTTTCATCATTCATTGAGCTTTCCCGCAATTTAAGGGCAGATATGGCACTATCACGTTCATCTTGGGCAGCATTACGCTCTGCAATTGCAGCATCCCTCTGCAACATCGCCATGCCTCGCTCTAATAAAGCTCTTTTTCTCTGATCTAGGGCCTGAAATTTCTAAAGAGTGGCATGGAGCAGACATGCTCTCTAACACAAGGAGGCTGAAGCAGGGGGAATGACTTATCACAATCCATAGACTTTTTGAGTGCGTCGTCGATCCTATAAAAATTATGAGATACAAGCTTTACAGGTATTCACAGTTCAGGCTTCCTTTCCCTCTCAAAAGTCTTAGAAGATGcggcaaaaaataaataaataaataaataaataatccatAACAGCCGAGGCCGCGCC contains these protein-coding regions:
- the LOC116015837 gene encoding F-box/kelch-repeat protein At3g23880-like, with protein sequence MEASTPFSSIPNEIIRHILLQLPMKAVIRCQCVCKQWRSLIDDLDFKLSYSGKRRVIILSLDSKSQDYSWNSRFLVRSTSHDSRLQRHKLPFGEVAYPLICASDEYRVRSLCSCNGFVLLLAERDILLWNPFTRYLTKVLKVPYPKELNSVILGGLCYDSSTRDYKAVLSIRPLIEPGLQFGYPFVISASLSHKEWRRVQFPYNLDSAKGGVEFRNNTFHCTFHWWASDIKDWEWKMDYFSGGNRNRIVYFDPVCDEFIILPTPELRQNFPIVGLGVINDCLSMACMIHKQKNSNPIMMQVLIMKEYGIQESWMTAFAIQINSQYPYTIASYGLTFYSQKNNAQEVLFLHPMNWFLGKVYVYDRKKDEMREVRLDFPNNDICCVSMCFYVESLASLPLQPHMIN
- the LOC116015838 gene encoding protein BASIC PENTACYSTEINE6-like; the protein is MDNRTQHRRVRDAVVAEELLGPGKAEKFQALDQRKRALLERGMAMLQRDAAIAERNAAQDERDSAISALKLRESSMNDENIVSKSPGAEHIHYQQEMHEMISAVAYDPLENLTNDPTNVTDPTTQTANPRKVVVSYSFPEREKFAEMQRSLSLAVEEGGGDDSKYHEDGHIKRTGLL